The following are encoded together in the Parabacteroides chongii genome:
- a CDS encoding SusC/RagA family TonB-linked outer membrane protein yields the protein MAKVLLLSVLFGTTGLASTAVNPFISASTIAQQNGKLTGVVKDDMGPVVGASIVVKGTTNGTITDMDGKFSLDGVSKGTVLEVSFVGMATQTITWDGHSALNIQLKSDTQDLDEVVVVAYGTAKKSSFTGSASVVKAEQLEKISGSGFVESLQGMSAGVNVSNNAGTPGADPRIQIRGIGSMSGKTVPLYVVDGMPYDGALNSINPSDIESMTVLKDAAASSLYGSRAANGVVVITTKKGKQGKPTISFRGSWGTSDLAVPHPTKADPYQQMTTVWRSIYNDQYYKYGKSMQEAGDFASQTMLSRHVVPRTNSKGETVYVTPFKWIGDVSKYVLHDGQGNCWANPDLEMVWDEKDYDWYDAVFDKKLRQEYGLDLSGSSQNGKTQYFTSLGFLDDKGYANNDFYKRYSFRANVTSEVNSWLSMGGNVAYSYARKNTRGYGRALVFSNTMNSPWLRNADNTAWCVSEKTGERMYDYANNNAYFFGENPVGRGDYWNNSNDESFNSSEFSTVSAKYFAEVKLPFDLKFRTGVNLDDNTMNEYGYDSAIHGDGGQLAPYGVTVKTNGGSATRKTTKTTSITWNNLLTWDKTFGDHNLNAMLGHEYYHFNQQYTEAYGEGIMQLGQYELASTTMNWSNTSNRIRYALLSFFGKLDYNYANRYYLSASYRRDGSSRFSKDSRWGDFFSVGGSWRISKEAFMEGTNDWLDNLALRASYGTTGNDKLYSSGNEIWYAYQAYFTSDNLYGMPGYKPSTIATPNLKWERNKQFNVAVDFSFLSRLSGTVEFYTRNSADLLYYKELPLSAQVGDANGINTNLGNVRNQGVEITLNATAIKNRDFEWTIDFNFSTLSNKVTYLPSGPYNYSSRAGYRMEEGKSLYEFYMPKNAGVNPENGNMRYWIRDGKDGWKTTENFSDVTTDDYQWLGSSIPKAFGSITNNFKWKDFDASMMWYASFGGKIFDYGWLEGTTVRNGCGLFWDQVEGKVWEKPGDEALFPRWSGDDYSSTRKTTDFYLFKNNFFRLRNLTVGYTLPKALTEKLHLSHCRLYLTGDNLFTLGSAAKRHTDPETEIDGDNYNGNSGGIQTARRVFMGGIQVSF from the coding sequence ATGGCAAAAGTTCTGCTGCTTTCCGTTTTGTTTGGAACGACGGGATTAGCCAGTACAGCAGTAAATCCATTTATTTCTGCTTCGACGATAGCACAGCAGAATGGAAAACTAACAGGAGTTGTGAAAGACGACATGGGACCCGTTGTTGGTGCTTCCATCGTTGTTAAAGGTACTACAAATGGTACAATCACAGATATGGATGGTAAATTCTCTCTCGATGGTGTGTCTAAAGGTACTGTGTTGGAGGTCTCTTTCGTAGGTATGGCTACGCAGACAATCACTTGGGATGGTCATAGTGCGTTGAACATACAGTTGAAGAGTGATACTCAAGATCTGGATGAGGTTGTTGTTGTTGCTTATGGTACAGCAAAAAAGTCTTCATTTACAGGTTCCGCATCAGTTGTCAAGGCCGAGCAGTTGGAAAAGATTTCCGGTTCCGGCTTTGTTGAGTCGTTGCAGGGTATGAGTGCTGGTGTAAATGTGTCTAATAATGCAGGAACCCCAGGTGCCGATCCGCGAATCCAAATCAGAGGTATCGGTTCTATGTCCGGTAAGACAGTGCCTTTGTATGTTGTTGACGGTATGCCCTATGATGGCGCGTTGAATTCGATTAACCCTTCAGATATTGAATCTATGACCGTGCTGAAGGATGCTGCCGCTTCTTCCCTTTACGGTTCACGTGCTGCAAACGGTGTAGTAGTTATCACTACGAAGAAGGGGAAACAGGGAAAGCCGACAATCAGTTTCCGTGGATCCTGGGGTACTTCCGACCTGGCTGTGCCGCATCCAACCAAGGCTGATCCTTATCAGCAGATGACTACTGTCTGGAGATCTATTTATAACGACCAATATTATAAATATGGTAAGAGCATGCAGGAAGCAGGAGATTTTGCTTCTCAGACTATGCTTTCGCGCCACGTCGTACCCCGTACAAATTCAAAAGGAGAGACTGTTTATGTCACACCGTTTAAATGGATAGGTGATGTTTCCAAATACGTGTTGCATGATGGCCAGGGTAATTGCTGGGCCAATCCTGATTTGGAGATGGTTTGGGACGAAAAGGACTACGATTGGTATGATGCTGTTTTCGATAAGAAACTTCGCCAGGAATATGGCTTGGATTTAAGCGGGTCAAGTCAGAATGGCAAAACGCAGTATTTTACTTCTCTTGGTTTCCTGGATGACAAGGGATATGCGAATAATGACTTTTATAAACGTTATTCATTCCGTGCGAATGTAACTTCAGAAGTCAACAGCTGGCTGTCGATGGGAGGAAACGTAGCCTACTCGTATGCCCGTAAGAATACGAGGGGATACGGACGTGCTTTGGTATTCTCCAATACGATGAACTCTCCTTGGTTGCGTAATGCAGACAACACAGCTTGGTGTGTTTCAGAGAAAACAGGTGAACGCATGTATGACTATGCTAATAATAACGCATATTTCTTTGGAGAGAATCCGGTAGGTCGAGGTGATTACTGGAATAATTCGAATGATGAAAGTTTTAACAGCAGCGAGTTCTCAACGGTGTCTGCTAAATATTTTGCAGAAGTAAAACTTCCATTTGACTTGAAGTTTCGTACAGGTGTTAATTTGGATGATAACACAATGAATGAATATGGATATGATTCTGCTATTCATGGTGACGGCGGACAGCTTGCCCCTTATGGCGTGACAGTCAAGACAAACGGTGGTTCGGCTACGCGTAAAACAACAAAGACAACTTCCATAACATGGAATAACCTGTTGACTTGGGATAAGACATTCGGCGATCACAATCTTAATGCGATGCTTGGTCATGAGTATTACCACTTCAATCAGCAGTATACGGAAGCTTACGGTGAAGGCATCATGCAATTGGGACAATATGAATTGGCTTCAACCACAATGAATTGGAGCAATACTTCAAACCGCATACGTTATGCGTTGCTGTCATTCTTCGGTAAACTTGATTATAACTATGCGAATCGTTATTATCTGTCTGCTTCTTACCGTCGCGACGGATCTTCCCGATTCAGCAAGGATAGTCGTTGGGGTGACTTCTTCTCTGTTGGTGGTTCCTGGCGTATCTCCAAAGAAGCGTTTATGGAAGGAACGAATGACTGGTTGGATAACTTAGCGTTGCGAGCAAGTTACGGTACTACCGGTAATGATAAATTGTATAGTAGTGGCAATGAGATTTGGTATGCTTATCAGGCTTATTTTACAAGCGACAACCTGTATGGTATGCCTGGCTACAAGCCATCGACGATTGCTACTCCTAATTTGAAGTGGGAAAGAAACAAGCAATTCAATGTTGCCGTCGACTTCAGTTTCTTGAGTCGTTTGAGCGGTACCGTTGAGTTCTACACTCGTAATTCTGCCGACTTGCTTTATTATAAAGAATTGCCTCTTTCTGCTCAGGTAGGTGATGCAAATGGTATCAATACTAATTTGGGCAATGTTAGGAATCAAGGCGTTGAAATTACCTTGAACGCTACTGCAATAAAGAATCGTGACTTCGAATGGACAATCGATTTCAACTTCTCAACTTTGAGCAATAAGGTTACTTATTTGCCAAGCGGTCCTTACAATTATTCATCCCGTGCGGGTTATCGTATGGAAGAGGGTAAATCATTGTATGAATTTTATATGCCGAAAAATGCAGGTGTCAATCCGGAGAATGGTAATATGCGTTATTGGATCAGAGATGGCAAGGACGGCTGGAAAACAACCGAGAATTTCTCAGATGTGACTACTGACGATTATCAATGGTTGGGCTCTTCCATTCCTAAAGCGTTCGGATCTATCACCAATAACTTTAAATGGAAGGACTTCGATGCATCCATGATGTGGTATGCTTCTTTCGGAGGAAAGATTTTCGACTATGGATGGCTGGAAGGTACAACTGTTCGTAATGGTTGCGGTCTTTTTTGGGATCAAGTCGAAGGCAAGGTTTGGGAGAAACCGGGTGACGAAGCATTGTTCCCCCGTTGGTCAGGAGATGATTATTCAAGCACACGTAAAACAACGGATTTTTATCTGTTCAAAAACAACTTCTTCCGTTTGCGTAACCTGACTGTCGGTTATACTCTTCCAAAAGCATTGACTGAAAAATTACATTTGTCTCATTGCCGTTTGTATTTGACGGGCGATAATTTATTTACATTAGGTTCTGCGGCTAAACGTCATACGGATCCTGAAACAGAAATAGATGGAGACAACTACAATGGTAACTCAGGCGGTATACAAACAGCAAGACGTGTATTCATGGGTGGTATTCAAGTTTCATTTTAA
- a CDS encoding RNA polymerase sigma-70 factor, with amino-acid sequence MDSATEKGYIEAVSKGDEQAFEALFLHYFPRIKGFISGILQNGEEAEDISQDIFVSMWQNRERLTCIDNLNAYLFRIAKNTVFRHIERSLLFKDYQEQQTERSLLFPTNNDSIEEEIYAKELEYLISIAVEKMPSQRKRIYQMSRMEGLSNEEIAERLAISKRTVENHLTLALADIRKLIGFFIITYWGNII; translated from the coding sequence ATGGATTCTGCCACCGAAAAAGGATACATAGAAGCTGTCAGCAAGGGCGATGAACAAGCATTCGAAGCATTGTTCCTGCATTATTTTCCACGAATAAAAGGATTCATCAGCGGAATCCTGCAAAACGGAGAAGAGGCTGAGGATATTTCGCAGGATATCTTTGTATCCATGTGGCAAAACAGGGAGCGGTTAACCTGTATCGATAACCTGAACGCTTATCTGTTCCGCATAGCAAAAAATACCGTTTTCCGCCATATCGAACGTAGTCTGTTATTTAAAGACTATCAGGAACAGCAGACCGAGCGTTCCTTATTATTCCCTACTAATAATGACAGCATTGAAGAAGAAATATATGCAAAGGAGCTGGAATACCTCATTTCTATTGCTGTTGAAAAAATGCCGTCTCAACGAAAACGGATTTACCAAATGAGCCGTATGGAAGGATTATCCAACGAAGAAATAGCAGAACGGCTCGCGATCAGTAAACGGACTGTCGAAAATCACCTAACACTGGCACTGGCCGACATCCGCAAACTTATCGGTTTCTTTATAATCACTTATTGGGGAAATATCATCTAA
- a CDS encoding DUF6078 family protein, with product MDKDFNYDLLPHDFAHCLNNTCKLANECLRCRATQYIPAERRTVTIINPAQTNPASEECPFFKLDQVQQFALGMTNLLAHIPHNDAVVIKQQMLAYFGRTHFYRLWRKERFFTLEQQEYVRQLFLKRGLQEAPVFDEYVGQYEW from the coding sequence ATGGATAAAGACTTCAATTACGATTTACTGCCGCATGATTTTGCACATTGTCTGAATAACACGTGTAAACTGGCCAATGAGTGTCTTCGTTGTAGAGCAACACAGTATATACCGGCGGAACGCAGAACGGTTACTATCATTAATCCGGCGCAAACTAATCCTGCAAGTGAAGAATGTCCCTTCTTCAAGCTCGACCAGGTACAGCAATTTGCTTTGGGTATGACCAATTTGTTGGCGCATATACCCCATAACGATGCGGTTGTTATCAAACAGCAGATGCTGGCTTATTTCGGACGGACACATTTTTACCGCCTTTGGCGTAAAGAACGTTTTTTCACTCTCGAACAACAGGAATATGTTCGCCAACTATTCCTTAAACGAGGTCTTCAGGAGGCTCCGGTGTTTGATGAATATGTCGGACAGTACGAGTGGTAA
- a CDS encoding FecR family protein, giving the protein MSKTYKILHNLVNHTFDPELRNKVWHWLIAPSKKKEKEEVLFSIWEEYPTEGTAETYRSLKATQEKIGLKKSPQKQYSLLYKLLRVAAILIIPLLSIVGSFLYIQHNIHSPEMVQCFVPEGKKQELILPDGSIVNINSGSILIYPKEFKGETRTLFLIGEANFNVQKDKKHPFIVNTNYLQVEALGTKFNVQAYSESDKTITTLENGAVKVEKIIEDENSFILSPDEQLEYNHKTGVFEKRSINASSYSGWTKGELNFINQPLKEILATIQREYAVQFVINPRLFTSDLYTIKFQQYENIDNIMKILTLTVGHLKYEIEDNIITVYSHKKKGA; this is encoded by the coding sequence ATGTCGAAAACATATAAAATATTACATAATCTGGTCAATCACACTTTCGATCCGGAACTCCGGAATAAGGTATGGCACTGGTTGATCGCTCCTTCCAAAAAGAAAGAAAAGGAAGAAGTACTTTTTTCTATTTGGGAAGAATATCCGACGGAAGGTACGGCAGAAACTTACCGCTCACTGAAAGCGACACAAGAAAAAATAGGATTAAAGAAGTCTCCACAGAAACAGTATAGTCTGCTATATAAGCTATTGAGAGTTGCCGCTATCCTGATTATTCCATTATTATCTATTGTCGGCTCATTTTTATACATTCAACATAATATACATTCCCCTGAGATGGTACAATGTTTCGTTCCCGAAGGAAAAAAACAAGAATTAATATTACCTGACGGTTCAATAGTAAACATCAATTCTGGAAGTATTCTTATCTATCCCAAAGAGTTCAAAGGAGAAACGCGAACTCTCTTCCTGATTGGAGAGGCTAATTTTAATGTACAAAAAGATAAGAAGCATCCTTTTATTGTTAATACAAACTACCTACAAGTCGAGGCGCTTGGAACAAAATTCAATGTGCAAGCTTATTCCGAAAGCGACAAAACTATCACTACGCTGGAAAACGGAGCTGTGAAAGTTGAAAAGATCATAGAAGATGAAAACTCATTCATTTTATCACCCGACGAACAATTGGAATACAACCACAAGACAGGTGTGTTTGAGAAAAGATCAATTAATGCTTCCAGTTATTCCGGTTGGACAAAAGGAGAACTCAATTTTATCAATCAGCCACTCAAGGAAATACTAGCAACAATACAACGTGAATATGCAGTTCAATTTGTAATAAATCCACGTTTATTCACATCTGATCTGTACACAATCAAATTTCAACAATATGAAAACATTGATAACATCATGAAAATATTGACACTTACAGTCGGTCACTTAAAATATGAGATCGAAGATAATATTATCACAGTTTATTCACATAAAAAGAAAGGAGCCTAA
- a CDS encoding RagB/SusD family nutrient uptake outer membrane protein — protein MKKIYKTLGVLPLAFLMLSLGSCNDQLTTDDAQRVSSETVLSSTTGLNMVLRSGYYGLLLGGSSYYDQVTANYTGMPGLAMHYDVGGSDILCTGNYGGAPDASYKYLQDRTLATGHAHYLWSKMYKIINEVNQILDALPDATGSEEEKSKIEGQALAMRGISYFNLIVNYQQTYAIAKDKRGVILRTSASDPDEMGFSTVQACYDQIVSDLSGAKAALSGFKRSEKWEIDANVVSGILARVYQVMGNWQNALAEASSVYQNYGTLMTKEEWYGGFDDLVANNCQELVWGVKFTNLSNLSTCTSFNFWYNQDPSYGEGMQDGPIYNFINLLVDQKYVDLFDETDYRGARCDKTAGVTDEDEKAVMFWHRTGNADPEINTKWAYNKIKSYGDGGGAKQSHSYDIDFPLMRGSEMLLIMAEAEANLGNTGQALTYLNTLQAAREAKLTTAADKQTLLNSIYVERRKELLGEGLTGIYDLLRLQQPLVRYGSSASNPGGHFASGLGNLDGYNGSDVEPKGTLPSNDYRFIIQIPHKEFSNNSVISEADQNPFSGQ, from the coding sequence ATGAAAAAGATATATAAAACATTAGGGGTTCTTCCTTTAGCCTTCTTAATGTTGTCGTTAGGTAGTTGTAACGATCAACTTACGACGGATGATGCCCAGAGAGTTTCTTCAGAAACTGTACTTTCAAGTACGACAGGATTGAATATGGTGTTAAGGTCGGGGTATTATGGACTATTGTTGGGTGGTAGTTCTTATTACGACCAGGTGACAGCTAACTATACAGGTATGCCTGGTTTGGCTATGCATTATGATGTAGGCGGTTCGGACATTCTTTGTACTGGTAATTATGGCGGTGCTCCGGATGCATCTTATAAATATCTTCAGGATCGTACATTGGCTACAGGTCATGCTCACTATTTGTGGAGTAAAATGTATAAGATCATCAATGAGGTGAACCAAATACTTGATGCGCTTCCTGACGCTACAGGCAGCGAAGAGGAAAAGAGCAAGATTGAGGGACAGGCGTTGGCTATGCGTGGTATCAGCTATTTTAACTTGATTGTCAATTACCAGCAGACATATGCTATTGCTAAAGACAAGCGAGGGGTTATTTTGCGTACTTCAGCCAGTGATCCGGATGAAATGGGATTTTCCACCGTGCAAGCATGTTATGATCAGATCGTAAGTGACTTGAGCGGGGCTAAGGCTGCTTTGTCAGGTTTTAAGCGCAGTGAAAAATGGGAAATTGATGCAAATGTGGTTTCCGGTATCCTGGCACGCGTTTATCAGGTTATGGGAAATTGGCAAAATGCGCTTGCCGAAGCTTCGTCGGTTTATCAAAACTATGGTACACTTATGACGAAAGAGGAATGGTATGGCGGCTTCGACGACTTGGTGGCTAATAATTGCCAGGAGTTGGTTTGGGGCGTTAAGTTCACCAACTTGAGTAACTTGTCTACTTGTACATCATTCAATTTCTGGTATAATCAAGACCCCAGTTATGGTGAAGGTATGCAAGACGGTCCGATCTACAACTTTATAAACTTGCTGGTAGACCAGAAATATGTGGATCTGTTTGATGAAACAGATTACCGTGGAGCACGTTGTGACAAGACGGCTGGTGTAACAGATGAAGATGAAAAGGCTGTGATGTTTTGGCATCGCACAGGTAATGCCGATCCTGAAATAAATACTAAATGGGCTTACAATAAAATAAAGTCTTATGGTGATGGCGGTGGCGCAAAACAATCGCATTCATACGATATTGATTTTCCATTGATGCGCGGTTCGGAAATGTTGCTTATCATGGCTGAGGCAGAAGCCAACTTGGGTAATACGGGACAGGCTTTGACTTATCTGAATACGCTTCAGGCAGCTCGTGAAGCCAAACTGACTACTGCTGCCGACAAGCAAACATTACTAAATTCTATCTATGTGGAGCGTAGAAAAGAGTTACTGGGTGAAGGTTTGACTGGTATATACGACCTGCTTCGCTTGCAACAGCCTTTGGTTCGTTATGGTTCTTCTGCTTCTAATCCGGGAGGACACTTCGCTTCCGGTTTGGGCAATTTGGATGGTTATAATGGCTCCGATGTGGAACCGAAGGGTACATTGCCTTCAAACGATTATCGTTTTATCATACAAATTCCTCATAAGGAGTTTTCTAACAATTCCGTAATCAGTGAGGCTGATCAAAACCCGTTCAGTGGGCAATAA
- a CDS encoding TonB-dependent receptor, producing MKINYHKSKHMLLIFRKTFVSVLLALFTSTICWGQSQQVTITGNNKTLLKVFEEIEKQTGFSIAYNQTKLDVNRPVNQNFTGEALSTVITSLLKDTDFSYRIEGKHIIIIPQNTGNSLQSSTKNAPKKISGVILDGTGLPVIGANVVVKGTTNGVISDLDGNFSLEATQGSKLQISYIGYLTKEVTIDSNTNYNIQLLEDSQALEEVVIVGYGTEKKVNVIGSIAQIGGEKVTNRPTSMLSNALAGQMAGVTVIQRSGRPGNNGAEIRVRGVASFGGDDSSKADALVLIDGIPGTLNDVNAEDVESISVLKDASTAAIYGARAANGVILVTTKTGKEGKISISYNGYVGFNQPTELPEFVDTWRYAELMNEARGTDFYTQDEIQMMKNGSNPDKYGNHNYLDEVFSRKGIQTGHDLTLNGGTSSNRYLLSLGYLHEDGIIEKNSYERFNTRLNLVTDITSNLTITTRLSGVYATRKEPTTSSSGNMLDMVGSAIRYPGLWATVLSNGELGLGNKSEGTPATPLHTQSFFEEPDFKVNANIRLDYSPISDLKISAIGGFNYQNQEQRTYRASYILEGRNIGTSSLKHEMLKTIYKTFQATAEYNKKINNHSIGALIGYSWEDQSYRTLNGYRDKFPGNDLPYLNAGSPDNQQSGGGGYDWAIQSLFGRIRYNFAERYLLESTLRYDGSSRFPTNQKYGFFPSIAAGWRISEENFFKENESLEWISNLKLKASWGKLGNQNIGNYPWQTVFELGRNYPFGDNFALGAAVVTATDPTIKWEETQTYDAGFESNLWNGLLNINAGYFYRNTYDILYKPSGSVSSVLGQQVSVMNTGKLRNTGWEFEVGHQNKIGEVSYNVNANFSIINNKVKSLGVGNVEQLNGMVGNGSDLFIGYPMEMYYGYLTDGVFISDEEVKDWADVSQLLPQAQKGDIRYKDISGPDGVPDGQVDPNYDRVYLGSRIPKYTFGLNLGGEYKGFDISLQIQGVAGVKGLLNGFAGWALCGDGNVQTWQDEGHFDPANPQRYPVYPRMQEVTGSEAFNTLTSDFWILDASYIRLKNVQVGYTLPSSIIKKAGISRLRFYITAENPCSWNKYRKGWDPEINGNGVYYPILSTYTFGVNLKF from the coding sequence ATGAAAATAAACTATCACAAGAGTAAACACATGCTCTTAATTTTCCGTAAAACATTCGTTTCAGTATTATTAGCCTTATTTACAAGTACTATTTGTTGGGGACAGAGTCAACAAGTTACTATCACCGGTAACAACAAAACTCTTCTGAAAGTATTCGAAGAAATTGAGAAACAGACCGGTTTTAGTATTGCTTACAACCAAACAAAATTAGATGTTAATAGACCTGTTAATCAAAACTTCACGGGAGAAGCTTTGTCGACAGTTATAACAAGTCTTTTAAAAGACACTGATTTTTCTTATCGTATAGAAGGGAAACATATTATTATTATTCCCCAAAATACAGGAAATTCCTTACAAAGCTCAACGAAAAATGCACCTAAAAAAATATCCGGAGTTATTCTTGATGGAACAGGGCTGCCAGTAATTGGAGCAAATGTTGTAGTTAAAGGAACAACAAATGGAGTTATCTCAGATTTAGACGGTAATTTTTCATTAGAAGCCACGCAAGGTAGCAAGCTACAAATATCATACATCGGTTATCTAACCAAAGAAGTCACGATCGATAGCAATACAAACTATAATATCCAATTACTAGAAGACTCACAAGCATTGGAAGAAGTAGTCATTGTTGGATATGGTACAGAAAAAAAGGTAAACGTAATCGGTTCCATTGCACAAATAGGCGGTGAAAAAGTAACTAATCGACCAACATCAATGCTATCAAATGCATTGGCAGGGCAAATGGCCGGTGTTACTGTCATCCAACGTTCTGGTCGACCAGGAAACAATGGGGCTGAAATACGCGTTCGTGGTGTAGCTTCTTTTGGTGGAGATGATTCCAGTAAAGCAGATGCATTAGTTCTAATCGATGGTATACCAGGAACACTCAATGATGTCAACGCTGAAGATGTTGAAAGCATTTCTGTATTAAAGGATGCCTCTACAGCCGCAATTTATGGTGCTCGTGCTGCAAACGGAGTAATTCTTGTAACTACAAAAACAGGTAAAGAAGGTAAAATCAGTATTAGCTATAATGGCTATGTAGGATTCAACCAACCAACAGAACTTCCTGAATTTGTAGACACATGGAGATATGCAGAATTAATGAATGAAGCAAGAGGTACAGATTTTTATACCCAAGATGAAATTCAAATGATGAAAAATGGCAGTAATCCAGATAAATACGGTAATCATAATTACTTGGATGAAGTTTTTTCAAGAAAAGGAATACAAACAGGTCATGATTTAACACTAAACGGAGGTACTTCCAGTAATCGGTATCTCCTTTCATTAGGCTACTTACATGAAGATGGCATCATTGAAAAAAATAGTTATGAACGTTTCAATACACGATTAAATCTCGTCACGGATATTACATCTAATTTGACAATAACAACACGCTTATCAGGAGTTTATGCAACACGGAAAGAACCGACTACAAGTAGTTCAGGTAATATGCTGGATATGGTAGGTTCAGCAATCCGTTATCCAGGGTTATGGGCCACAGTTCTTTCAAACGGAGAATTAGGTTTAGGGAATAAATCAGAAGGAACACCCGCAACACCTTTACATACGCAATCCTTTTTCGAAGAACCTGATTTCAAAGTAAATGCAAATATTCGCCTAGATTATAGTCCTATTAGCGATCTAAAAATCTCTGCCATAGGAGGTTTTAATTATCAAAATCAAGAACAACGGACTTATAGAGCTTCTTATATCCTAGAAGGTAGAAATATTGGAACCTCTTCTTTAAAGCATGAAATGTTGAAAACTATTTATAAAACATTTCAAGCAACTGCTGAATATAATAAAAAAATCAACAATCATTCCATTGGAGCTTTAATTGGTTATTCTTGGGAAGATCAGTCTTATCGTACACTAAATGGATATAGAGACAAGTTTCCAGGAAACGACTTACCTTATTTAAATGCTGGTTCACCTGATAATCAACAATCAGGAGGAGGAGGATACGACTGGGCTATTCAATCTCTCTTCGGACGTATCAGGTACAATTTTGCAGAACGTTATTTGTTGGAATCGACTCTTAGGTACGATGGCTCTTCTCGTTTCCCTACTAATCAGAAATATGGTTTCTTCCCTTCTATAGCAGCTGGCTGGAGAATTTCTGAAGAAAACTTTTTCAAGGAAAATGAAAGTCTAGAATGGATTTCAAACTTAAAACTAAAAGCTTCTTGGGGAAAATTGGGTAACCAAAATATTGGAAACTATCCATGGCAAACAGTTTTTGAATTAGGCAGAAACTATCCCTTCGGAGATAATTTTGCATTAGGAGCTGCCGTTGTTACAGCAACTGACCCCACTATAAAATGGGAAGAAACCCAAACTTATGATGCTGGTTTTGAAAGTAATTTATGGAATGGGCTGCTCAACATTAATGCAGGTTATTTTTACCGGAATACTTACGACATTCTATACAAACCGAGTGGAAGTGTATCCAGTGTATTGGGACAACAAGTATCCGTAATGAATACGGGTAAATTAAGAAACACCGGTTGGGAATTCGAAGTTGGGCATCAAAACAAGATTGGAGAAGTCTCTTATAACGTGAACGCAAATTTCAGTATCATTAACAACAAAGTAAAAAGTCTTGGTGTAGGAAACGTTGAGCAGTTAAACGGCATGGTGGGAAATGGTAGTGATTTATTTATCGGATACCCAATGGAAATGTACTACGGCTATCTGACCGATGGGGTTTTCATCAGTGATGAAGAAGTTAAAGACTGGGCGGATGTTTCACAATTATTGCCTCAAGCACAAAAAGGAGATATTCGCTATAAAGACATCAGTGGTCCGGACGGTGTCCCTGATGGCCAAGTTGATCCTAATTACGACCGTGTATATTTAGGCTCACGTATTCCTAAATATACATTCGGATTAAATTTAGGAGGAGAATACAAAGGGTTTGATATATCCCTACAAATACAGGGAGTAGCAGGAGTAAAAGGGCTGCTCAATGGATTTGCAGGATGGGCATTGTGCGGAGACGGGAATGTACAAACATGGCAAGATGAAGGACATTTTGATCCGGCCAATCCTCAACGCTATCCGGTTTATCCAAGAATGCAGGAAGTCACAGGTTCAGAAGCATTTAACACATTAACATCTGACTTTTGGATTCTTGATGCCTCTTATATTCGCTTAAAGAATGTTCAAGTAGGATATACGTTACCATCTTCCATCATAAAGAAAGCAGGAATCTCCCGTCTACGTTTTTACATCACTGCAGAAAATCCATGTAGTTGGAATAAATATAGAAAAGGATGGGATCCGGAAATTAATGGTAATGGTGTTTACTACCCTATTCTATCAACCTATACATTTGGTGTAAATCTTAAATTCTAA